A stretch of Rhododendron vialii isolate Sample 1 chromosome 4a, ASM3025357v1 DNA encodes these proteins:
- the LOC131322607 gene encoding probable GTP diphosphokinase CRSH, chloroplastic, whose amino-acid sequence MGDGAALSSTLLPSSSSSSSSIHHYSLLSKTRASTRSHHHSSPSSSIWSIPRRQQGRRGISRMLRAAGATLEQPGGKMVVELVGAFNELTERLMNTNKELSTSSSHILFKSLKLSIPILLTLPPSLDGRSPLSRALSLALLLADLQMDAEVISAGILREVLEAGAISIREVRNRIGAGTAHLLHESYRVKSIPSKVDVLDDDSAAALRKFCLTYYDVRAVVLDLALKLDTMRHLDYLPRYQRQVLSLEVMMIHAPLAHAVGTNSLSLELEDLSFRHLFPYSYFYLDTWLRSHQTGSKPIIEIYNDHLLESLKSDPLLADMVDGILVNGRYKSRYSTMKKLLKDGRKPEDVNDILGLRVILNPTSGENMFDVGEKACYMTRDIIRSLWKEMPNRSKDYIAQPKANGYRSLHMAVDVSDNGRTRPPMEIQIRTTEMDMLAAGGVASHSLYKGGLSDPEEAKRLKAIMMAAAELAAVRLKDIPSINHKLIETHRRDRVFCLLDKNGDGKISFEELTEVMEELGAQGEDAREMMQLLDSNSDGSLSSDEFDTFQKQVVFMRNLEVRDDQYKMVLNEKLQMADSSDFIETYGEELGDSLAVS is encoded by the exons ATGGGAGATGGAGCAGCTCTATCTTCAACACTGCTaccctcatcttcttcttcttcttcttcaattcatCACTACTCATTACTTTCCAAAACGAGGGCTTCAACAAGAAGTCATCACCATTCATCCCCATCATCATCAATCTGGTCAATTCCGCGGAGGCAGCAAGGCCGCCGTGGAATCAGCAGAATGTTGAGGGCGGCGGGGGCAACGCTGGAGCAGCCGGGAGGGAAGATGGTGGTGGAACTAGTTGGGGCATTCAATGAGCTGACTGAGAGATTAATGAACACCAACAAGGAGCTCTCCACCAGCTCTTCCCACATACTCTTCAAGTCTCTCAAGCTATCTATCCCTATTCTCCTAacactccctccctctctcgaTGGCCGCTCTCCTCTCTCCAGGGCCTTATCTCTCGCTCTCCTCCTGGCTGATCTCCAG ATGGACGCAGAGGTTATTTCAGCTGGTATACTGAGAGAAGTTCTGGAAGCAGGTGCTATATCCATACGTGAAGTAAGAAATAGGATAGGTGCTGGTACTGCTCATCTGCTACATGAGAGTTACCGTGTGAAGAGCATTCCATCAAAAGTGGATGTCTTGGATGATGATAGTGCTGCTGCGTTAAGGAAGTTCTGCTTGACGTACTATGATGTCAGGGCTGTGGTTCTAGACCTTGCTCTCAAGCTTGACACGATGAGACATCTGGATTACCTCCCAAGGTATCAACGACAAGTGTTATCACTGGAGGTTATGATGATACATGCTCCCCTAGCTCATGCTGTTGGGACCAACTCTTTATCACTGGAGCTGGAAGACCTTTCATTTCGACACTTGTTCCCTTATTCATACTTTTATCTTGATACTTGGTTACGAAGCCATCAAACAGGAAGTAAACCCATAATAGAAATATACAATGACCATCTGCTTGAATCCTTGAAATCTGATCCTCTGCTGGCAGACATGGTAGATGGTATCTTAGTCAATGGTCGCTATAAAAGTCGTTATAGCACTATGAAGAAACTGTTGAAAGATGGCCGCAAGCCTGAAGATGTAAATGATATATTAGGGTTAAGAGTGATATTGAACCCAACTTCTGGGGAAAATATGTTTGATGTGGGCGAGAAAGCATGCTACATGACACGTGATATTATCCGGTCTTTGTGGAAAGAGATGCCTAACAGGTCAAAAGACTATATCGCCCAACCAAAAGCAAATGGGTACAGGAGTTTGCACATGGCAGTTGATGTCAGTGACAATGGAAGGACTAGACCACCGATGGAGATTCAAATTCGGACAACAGAGATGGATATGTTGGCTGCTGGTGGAGTGGCATCTCATTCATTGTACAAGGGAGGTCTTTCTGATCCAGAAGAG GCAAAGCGGCTCAAGGCGATTATGATGGCTGCAGCCGAACTTGCAGCAGTACGTCTAAAAGATATTCCTTCAATAAATCATAAGCTTATTGAAACGCATCGTAGAGATCGAGTATTCTGTCTTCTTGACAAGAATGGAGATGGTAAGATTAGCTTTGAAGAACTTACGGAAGTGATGGAAGAGCTTGGTGCCCAAGGTGAAGATGCCCGGGAGATGATGCAACTTCTTGATTCAAACAGTGATGGTTCTTTGAGCTCAGATGAATTTGATACGTTTCAAAAACAG GTTGTATTTATGCGCAACTTAGAGGTTAGAGATGATCAATACAAGATGGTGTTAAATGAGAAGCTTCAAATGGCTGATAGTAGTGATTTCATTGAAACATATGGAGAAGAGCTTGGAGACAGCCTTGCAGTAAGTTAA
- the LOC131322667 gene encoding CBL-interacting serine/threonine-protein kinase 1-like isoform X1 gives MVGWFSGEEKEIEKRKNIGVINSSSSSSDKGMRLGKYEIGRTLGEGNFGKVKYAKNIDSGQSFALKILEKTTITHLNITDQIKREIGTLKLLKHPNVVRLHEVLGSKTKIYMVLEYVTGGELFDRIASKGKLSEAQARKVFQQLIDGVSYCHNKGVYHRDLKLENVLVDAKGNIKISDFGLSALPQHFRDDGLLHTTCGSPNYVAPEILANRGYDGATSDTWSCGVILFVILTGYLPFDDRNLAVLYQKIFKGDAQMPKWLSPGAQDLIKRVLDPNPATRIKMAEIKTHDWFKKDYSPANPDDDEESVRTDDEALRKHEAEPTEAEQKAESPTLINAFQLIGMSSCLDLSGFFEKEDVSERKIRFTSNHSLKELLERIEDIVTQMGFRVQKKKGGLKVMQENKGQKSPGSLSVATEVFEISPSLYVVELRKSYGDSTVYRQLCNKLSSELGVTPSQGLMTMEV, from the exons ATGGTGGGGTGGTTTTCTGGGGAGGAGAAGGAGATTGAGAAAAGGAAGAATATAGGAGTAATTAATAGTAGTAGCAGCAGTAGTGATAAGGGAATGCGATTGGGGAAGTATGAGATCGGGAGGACACTTGGGGAAGGCAATTTCGGAAAAGTGAAGTACGCTAAGAACATCGATTCCGGACAGTCATTCGCTCTCAAAATCTTGGAGAAGACCACTATCACTCACCTCAACATCACCGATCAG ATAAAGAGGGAGATTGGCACCTTGAAGCTCCTCAAACATCCAAACGTCGTCAGATTACACGAG GTCCTAGGAAGCAAAACCAAGATCTACATGGTCCTAGAGTACGTGACTGGTGGTGAATTGTTTGACAGAATC GCCTCCAAAGGCAAACTCTCAGAGGCTCAAGCAAGGAAGGTCTTCCAACAGTTAATTGACGGAGTTAGCTACTGTCACAACAAAGGCGTTTACCACCGCGATCTCAAG CTAGAGAACGTCCTTGTTGATGCAAAAGGAAACATAAAGATATCAGACTTTGGCCTCAGTGCATTACCCCAACATTTTAGG GATGACGGGTTACTGCATACAACCTGTGGAAGTCCCAACTACGTTGCCCCTGAGATCCTTGCTAATCGGGGTTATGATGGTGCCACCTCTGATACTTGGTCTTGTGGTGTCATCTTGTTTGTTATTCTCACCGGCTATCTACCCTTTGACGATCGAAATCTTGCGGTTCTATACCAGAAG ATTTTCAAGGGAGATGCTCAAATGCCCAAGTGGCTATCCCCAGGAGCACAAGACCTAATAAAGAGGGTTCTTGATCCCAATCCTGCTACTCGGATAAAAATGGCTGAGATTAAAACACATGATTGGTTCAAGAAAGACTATAGTCCTGCTAATCCTGATGATGACGAAGAAAGTGTACGAACAGATGATGAAGCCTTGAGAAAGCATGAGGCTGAG CCAACCGAAGCAGAGCAAAAGGCAGAATCACCTACCCTTATCAATGCGTTTCAGCTGATTGGAATGTCATCGTGCCTAGATCTCTCTGGCTTCTTTGAGAAAGAG GATGTTTCAGAAAGGAAGATCAGGTTTACATCCAACCATTCGCTAAAAGAATTGCTCGAGAGGATTGAGGACATTGTCACTCAGATGGGATTTCGGGTCCAGAAGAAAAAGGGAGGG CTAAAGGTCATGCAAGAGAACAAAGGTCAAAAGAGCCCGGGTAGCCTTTCAGTTGCAACAGAA GTGTTCGAGATAAGCCCATCCTTGTATGTAGTGGAATTAAGAAAATCATATGGAGATTCTACAGTTTATAGAcag TTGTGCAACAAGTTATCAAGTGAGTTGGGTGTCACACCAAGTCAAGGGCTGATGACCATGGAAGTTTGA
- the LOC131323151 gene encoding rRNA-processing protein fcf2-like: MAEAAERKPVIGFSWEPKLPLLPSVIKNGSAKSQPLPPETVAVYRPSTELVDGMFLPPNDPKKLNKLMRKQVKDTAGKNWFDMPAPTITPELKKDMQLLKLRSVLDPKRHYKKGDSKSKTLPKYFQVGTVIESASDFYTGRLIKKERKATLADELLSDQTLGQYRKRKVREINEQNRPAGVDKWKVRGKQSWKRAKQRRH, from the exons ATGGCTgaagcagctgaaagaaagCCAGTGATCGGGTTTTCGTGGGAACCAAAGCTCCCTCTGCTCCCATCTGTGATAAAAAATGGATCTGCTAAATCTCAACCTTTGCCCCCCGAAACTGTTGCGGTGTATAGGCCTAGTACAGAGCTTGTTGATGGCATGTTCCTTCCTCCTAATGACCCTAAAAAGTTGAACAAATTAATGAGGAAGCAAGTCAAAGATACAGCTGGAAAGAATTG gTTTGACATGCCTGCCCCAACTATCACCCCGGAGTTAAAAAAAGATATGCAACTACTAAAG TTGAGGAGTGTACTTGATCCGAAGAGGCACTACAAGAAGGGtgattcaaaatcaaaaactcTTCCCAAGTATTTCCAG GTGGGCACGGTCATAGAGTCAGCGTCAGACTTCTACACCGGTAGACTTATAAAGAAGGAGAGGAAAGCTACCCTTGCTGATGAGCTACTTTCTGATCAAACCCTCGGGCAGTACAG GAAGCGCAAGGTTCGAGAGATTAATGAGCAAAACCGTCCTGCTGGGGTTGATAAATGGAAGGTAAGAGGTAAGCAGTCCTGGAAACGAGCTAAGCAAAGAAGACACTGA
- the LOC131322730 gene encoding large ribosomal subunit protein uL3m translates to MAAASRGLISRIRLPSLITPPPIPSPYYSLFKTFSTCLSTTIDECEAAAAQPRIIQSQPGVMTPKSRRTGLIAVKCGMTALWDKWGARVPITVLWVDDNIVSQVKTPEKEGIVALQIGCGHKKEKHLTKPEVGHFRAHGVPMKRKLREFPITEDALLPVGFSINVRHFVPGQYVDVTGITRGKGFQGGMKRHGMKGNSASHGASLSHRGLGSTGQGGDPGKVHKGKKMPGRMGGKQRTVKNVWVYKIDPARNLMWVKGQVPGAEGNFVFIKDAVYKKPATSLLPFPTYFAQEDEDEAELEPLVADLGDVDPFMAAN, encoded by the exons ATGGCGGCGGCATCGAGAGGCCTCATTTCTCGCATCCGACTCCCCTCTctcatcactccaccaccaataCCTTCACCCTACTATTCCCTCTTCAAAACTTTCAGCACTTGTTTATCTACAACAATCGATGAATgcgaagcagcagcagcacagCCTCGAATCATCCAATCTCAACCTGGAGTGATGACCCCCAAGTCAAGGAGAACCGGACTCATCGCAGTCAAGTGTGGTATGACCGCACTTTGGGATAAATGGGGAGCTAGGGTTCCCATCACCGTTCTTTGGGTTGACGATAACATCGTATCTCAGGTCAAGACCCCTGAAAAAGAAGGAATCGTTGCACTCCAG aTTGGTTGCGGgcacaagaaagaaaagcaTTTGACGAAACCAGAAGTGGGTCATTTTAGAGCTCATGGTGTTCCAATGAAGAGGAAATTGAGGGAATTCCCCATCACCGAAGACGCCCTCCTTCCTGTTGGTTTTTCCATTAACGTCCGCCATTTTGTTCCAGGCCAGTATGTTGATGTCACTGGCATTACTAGAGGGAAAGGTTTTCAG GGTGGGATGAAAAGACATGGAATGAAGGGAAATTCTGCATCTCACGGAGCATCATTATCCCATCGAGGTCTTGGTTCTACTGGTCAAGGGGGTGATCCTGGGAAG GTACATAAAGGCAAAAAGATGCCTGGGCGCATGGGTGGGAAGCAACGGACAGTTAAGAATGTTTGGGTTTACAAAATAGACCCGGCGaggaacttgatgtgggtgaaGGGCCAA GTTCCAGGAGCTGAGGGGAACTTTGTGTTTATTAAAGATGCTGTTTACAAAAAACCAGCTACTTCGCTGCTTCCATTTCCCACATATTTTGCCCAAGAAGATGAGGACGAAGCAGAGTTGGAACCTCTAGTTGCTGACCTTGGGGATGTAGATCCATTTATGGCAGCAAACTAA
- the LOC131322667 gene encoding CBL-interacting serine/threonine-protein kinase 1-like isoform X2: MVGWFSGEEKEIEKRKNIGVINSSSSSSDKGMRLGKYEIGRTLGEGNFGKVKYAKNIDSGQSFALKILEKTTITHLNITDQIKREIGTLKLLKHPNVVRLHEVLGSKTKIYMVLEYVTGGELFDRIASKGKLSEAQARKVFQQLIDGVSYCHNKGVYHRDLKLENVLVDAKGNIKISDFGLSALPQHFRDDGLLHTTCGSPNYVAPEILANRGYDGATSDTWSCGVILFVILTGYLPFDDRNLAVLYQKIFKGDAQMPKWLSPGAQDLIKRVLDPNPATRIKMAEIKTHDWFKKDYSPANPDDDEESVRTDDEALRKHEAEPTEAEQKAESPTLINAFQLIGMSSCLDLSGFFEKEES; encoded by the exons ATGGTGGGGTGGTTTTCTGGGGAGGAGAAGGAGATTGAGAAAAGGAAGAATATAGGAGTAATTAATAGTAGTAGCAGCAGTAGTGATAAGGGAATGCGATTGGGGAAGTATGAGATCGGGAGGACACTTGGGGAAGGCAATTTCGGAAAAGTGAAGTACGCTAAGAACATCGATTCCGGACAGTCATTCGCTCTCAAAATCTTGGAGAAGACCACTATCACTCACCTCAACATCACCGATCAG ATAAAGAGGGAGATTGGCACCTTGAAGCTCCTCAAACATCCAAACGTCGTCAGATTACACGAG GTCCTAGGAAGCAAAACCAAGATCTACATGGTCCTAGAGTACGTGACTGGTGGTGAATTGTTTGACAGAATC GCCTCCAAAGGCAAACTCTCAGAGGCTCAAGCAAGGAAGGTCTTCCAACAGTTAATTGACGGAGTTAGCTACTGTCACAACAAAGGCGTTTACCACCGCGATCTCAAG CTAGAGAACGTCCTTGTTGATGCAAAAGGAAACATAAAGATATCAGACTTTGGCCTCAGTGCATTACCCCAACATTTTAGG GATGACGGGTTACTGCATACAACCTGTGGAAGTCCCAACTACGTTGCCCCTGAGATCCTTGCTAATCGGGGTTATGATGGTGCCACCTCTGATACTTGGTCTTGTGGTGTCATCTTGTTTGTTATTCTCACCGGCTATCTACCCTTTGACGATCGAAATCTTGCGGTTCTATACCAGAAG ATTTTCAAGGGAGATGCTCAAATGCCCAAGTGGCTATCCCCAGGAGCACAAGACCTAATAAAGAGGGTTCTTGATCCCAATCCTGCTACTCGGATAAAAATGGCTGAGATTAAAACACATGATTGGTTCAAGAAAGACTATAGTCCTGCTAATCCTGATGATGACGAAGAAAGTGTACGAACAGATGATGAAGCCTTGAGAAAGCATGAGGCTGAG CCAACCGAAGCAGAGCAAAAGGCAGAATCACCTACCCTTATCAATGCGTTTCAGCTGATTGGAATGTCATCGTGCCTAGATCTCTCTGGCTTCTTTGAGAAAGAG GAAAGttga